The window CGCATTACTATGCGACGCGCGATCCGCTTGGCGCGGGCGGCGATTTCATCACCGCGCCGGAAATCAGCCAGATGTTCGGCGAATTGCTCGGCGCCTGGTGTGCGGACCTCTGGGTGCGCGCCGGAAAGCCTCAGATCCGCTATGTCGAATTGGGCCCGGGGCGCGGGACACTCGCCGCCGACGCGTTGCGAGCGATGGCGAATGCGGGGCTGCGACCACCGGTCCATTTCGTCGAAACGAGCCCGGTGCTTCGCGCGCTGCAGGCAGAGCGCATTCAGGGCGCACATTTTCATGATGATGTCAGCAGCCTGCCCGACGATTGCCCCTTGCTGGTCATTGCCAATGAATTCTTTGACGCGTTGCCGGTATATCAGCTTGTCAAAGCCAGCGATGGCTGGCGCGAGCGGCGGGTTGCATGCCAGGATTTGATCTTCTTGCCCGTCGCGGGAAAGCGCGTGCCTGAAACTGTCGTTCCCGCCGGCCTACGCGAGGCTCCCGCCGGAAGTATCATCGAAAGTTCGCCCGCAGGTGTTGCAATCGCACGTGCCCTTGCCGCGCGGGTGGTGAAGCAGGGCGGCGCTGCCCTGATTGTCGACTATGGCTATGATGGCCCGGCCACCGGCGAAACGCTTCAGGCCATGAAGGGCCATGCCTTTGCCAATCCTTTTGAAGCGCCCGGTGAACATGACCTTACAGCCCATGTCGATTTCACGGCGCTCGCGGCAATTGCAACACTGGCCGGCGCCAGGGTTCGCGGTCCGGTTTCGCAGGGTGACTTTCTGGGTAGCCTGGGAATAGCAGAACGCGCTGCGATGCTGGCGCGCGCGAACCGCGACGAAGGCGAAAGGCTAGCGGAAGCCCATCGCCGCCTGACAAGCCCGGCAGACATGGGCAGCCTGTTTCGCGCCATGGCCATCGTCTCGCCCGATTGGCCGGAACCGGCCGGATTCTGATGGAGAAGGAAATGGAACCGGTCGAGGTAATCTGCGCACAGGCGATGGCAGGGCTGCCGCATGGCTTTCTTGGCCGACGTGGCGGTGCTTCAACCGGGCTTTACGCTGGTCTAAATGTCGGGCTGGGTTCGGAGGACGATCAGGCTGTGATCCAGGAGAACCGAAGACGCGCTGTTGAAGCCGTGCTGCCGGGTGCTGCGCTTGTGACGCTTCACCAGATTCATTCGGCAAAGGCTGTCGTGGTTGAAACCCCATGGCCCGACGATGCGCGGCCGCATGCCGATGCGCTCGTCACAGATCGGCCCGGCCTTCTGCTTGGCGTCTTGACGGCAGATTGCACGCCCGTCTTGTTCGCCGACATGGAGGCGGGCGTCGTGGGTGCCGCGCATGCCGGATGGAAGGGCGCGCTGGGGGGCGTAACCGATTCGACCATTGCAGCCATGGAGAAACTGGGCGCCTCTCGAAACCGGATCGTTGCAGCCATCGGCCCCGTGATCGCCAGAAGCTCGTACGAGGTCGATGATGGCTTTGCGCAGCGCTTCGAAGCCGCCGATCCCGCCAACGAACGCTTCTTCTCGCCGGGTCGTGCCGGACACCAGCAATTCGATCTCGAAGCCTATGTGGCCGCGCGGTTGGCTGCAGCTGGAATCAGCCGCGTGGAGATGCTTGGACTGGATACTTACGCTGATCCCAAGCGGTTCTTCAGCTTCCGCCGGGCAACCCACCGTGGAGAACCCGGCTATGGCCGACAGATTTCGCTGATCGGGCTTCCGGGCTGACCGCCTTTCCGCTAGACTGCACAATAATATTACAGTTTTCGGAAAGCAAATTACATGACTGATG of the Aquisediminimonas profunda genome contains:
- the pgeF gene encoding peptidoglycan editing factor PgeF; its protein translation is MEPVEVICAQAMAGLPHGFLGRRGGASTGLYAGLNVGLGSEDDQAVIQENRRRAVEAVLPGAALVTLHQIHSAKAVVVETPWPDDARPHADALVTDRPGLLLGVLTADCTPVLFADMEAGVVGAAHAGWKGALGGVTDSTIAAMEKLGASRNRIVAAIGPVIARSSYEVDDGFAQRFEAADPANERFFSPGRAGHQQFDLEAYVAARLAAAGISRVEMLGLDTYADPKRFFSFRRATHRGEPGYGRQISLIGLPG
- a CDS encoding class I SAM-dependent methyltransferase, whose protein sequence is MPEQPASPEPHLPERLARAITLGGPIPVAQFMAAANAHYYATRDPLGAGGDFITAPEISQMFGELLGAWCADLWVRAGKPQIRYVELGPGRGTLAADALRAMANAGLRPPVHFVETSPVLRALQAERIQGAHFHDDVSSLPDDCPLLVIANEFFDALPVYQLVKASDGWRERRVACQDLIFLPVAGKRVPETVVPAGLREAPAGSIIESSPAGVAIARALAARVVKQGGAALIVDYGYDGPATGETLQAMKGHAFANPFEAPGEHDLTAHVDFTALAAIATLAGARVRGPVSQGDFLGSLGIAERAAMLARANRDEGERLAEAHRRLTSPADMGSLFRAMAIVSPDWPEPAGF